From a single Bacteroidales bacterium genomic region:
- a CDS encoding DNA cytosine methyltransferase, which yields MKKILELFAGSRSFSKVAKKMGFDIFTIDINNFDEISLIKDIEFIEKNDIPFIPDIIWASPPCTTYSIAAISTHRNGQIPKTEFAKKSDRLIKKTLEIIKWFPNAKFYIENPVGMLRKMDFMKGIERATVTYCQYGDKRMKPTDIWSNNIYSIFNRKGWQPKSKCHNNDSCHISAPRGSRTGTQGLKNNYEKSKVPIALCKEILLQN from the coding sequence ATGAAAAAAATATTAGAGTTATTCGCAGGGAGTAGAAGTTTTAGTAAGGTCGCAAAAAAAATGGGATTTGATATTTTTACTATAGATATTAATAATTTTGATGAAATTTCATTAATTAAAGATATTGAATTTATAGAAAAAAATGATATCCCATTTATCCCTGATATTATTTGGGCTTCTCCACCTTGCACGACATATTCTATTGCGGCAATATCAACTCATAGAAATGGACAAATACCAAAAACAGAATTTGCAAAAAAATCTGATAGATTAATTAAAAAAACTTTAGAAATAATTAAATGGTTTCCTAACGCAAAATTTTATATTGAAAATCCAGTGGGAATGTTACGAAAAATGGATTTTATGAAAGGAATTGAAAGGGCAACGGTTACTTATTGTCAATATGGTGATAAAAGAATGAAGCCAACGGATATTTGGAGTAATAATATTTATTCAATATTTAATCGTAAAGGTTGGCAACCAAAATCAAAATGCCATAATAATGATTCTTGTCATATTTCTGCACCTCGTGGGAGTAGAACAGGAACACAAGGGTTAAAAAATAATTATGAAAAATCCAAAGTTCCTATTGCTTTATGTAAAGAAATATTATTACAGAATTGA